From one Treponema denticola genomic stretch:
- a CDS encoding tetratricopeptide repeat protein codes for MIDPIVLKKQILFLIFTGVLCLISCKTTDSHAQNEIKVEKLSTQLEALTPERLIELGKKYREDGDSLKALDCFNTAIKINSSYAPAYTYRGMLYIRIKAYTKALGDLEKAVKLTPEPNPRKSEDMMAYVLYGFCHYELGNYEQVIFVFSQAIEINPYYADAYNFLGLAYFNLRQYEQALKEYTSAIHFGKIVQGSQDAYYLNRGRTYGVMGDYEKAIDDFTKSIELKADIAEVYAERGNAYNLLEKYDKALNDFTQALILESRLTAAYIGCGMVYYNMGKYEESVFSFTKAEKIYPSVYIYVGRGMALTYLAKYEAAIQDFNQALKLKPMDEKIHKMRGIAYLNWGKYREAINDFDESIKLEPNDLQTRQGRDEAYKALNSNMTDYTFIMPPRKLHENPIQQTVKNAKKLEGNEK; via the coding sequence ATGATTGACCCTATAGTTTTAAAAAAACAGATTTTATTTTTAATTTTTACGGGTGTATTGTGCTTGATAAGTTGTAAAACAACTGATAGCCATGCACAAAACGAAATTAAGGTGGAAAAACTTTCTACACAACTTGAGGCGCTAACTCCGGAACGATTGATTGAATTAGGGAAAAAATATCGCGAAGATGGAGATAGTCTAAAGGCTTTGGATTGTTTTAATACCGCTATAAAAATAAATTCCTCTTATGCACCGGCCTATACGTATAGAGGAATGCTCTATATAAGAATAAAAGCATATACTAAGGCATTGGGAGATTTGGAAAAAGCAGTAAAATTAACCCCTGAGCCTAATCCCAGAAAGTCTGAAGATATGATGGCATATGTTCTGTACGGTTTTTGCCATTATGAGCTCGGTAACTATGAGCAGGTAATATTCGTTTTTTCACAAGCAATAGAAATAAACCCATATTATGCAGACGCTTATAATTTTTTGGGACTTGCCTATTTTAATCTGAGACAATACGAGCAAGCATTGAAAGAATATACATCAGCAATACATTTTGGTAAGATCGTGCAGGGATCGCAAGACGCATATTATCTTAATAGAGGTCGTACATATGGTGTTATGGGGGATTATGAAAAGGCAATTGATGACTTTACAAAATCTATAGAACTTAAAGCTGACATTGCCGAAGTGTATGCTGAACGAGGTAATGCCTATAATCTTTTAGAGAAATATGATAAAGCGCTCAATGATTTTACTCAGGCGTTAATATTGGAAAGTCGTCTTACAGCTGCATATATTGGCTGTGGGATGGTGTATTACAATATGGGAAAATATGAAGAATCGGTTTTTTCGTTTACAAAAGCCGAAAAAATATATCCGTCCGTTTATATCTATGTGGGACGTGGTATGGCATTAACTTACTTAGCAAAATATGAAGCAGCAATACAGGATTTTAATCAGGCATTAAAATTAAAACCGATGGATGAGAAGATCCATAAAATGCGTGGGATAGCGTATTTAAATTGGGGAAAATATCGAGAAGCGATAAATGATTTTGATGAAAGCATAAAATTAGAACCTAATGATTTGCAGACGCGGCAAGGCAGAGACGAAGCGTATAAGGCATTAAATTCAAATATGACAGACTATACATTTATCATGCCTCCGAGGAAATTGCATGAGAATCCGATTCAGCAAACTGTCAAGAATGCAAAAAAATTAGAAGGAAATGAAAAGTAG
- a CDS encoding ABC transporter permease: MKTIKDRKKLNGFRGVFHRMSKNRLAMLGLFIIIVLVLMAVFADFVAPYTFDGTDLANQFAGPSAAHPFGQDEFGRDILSRVIYGARISLKVGFISVGIALIVGSFIGAVTGYFGGRVDTALMRFIDVLQAIPDILLAIAIVASLGPGLGNLMIAVGIAGIPGYAKIVRSAVMSIVDMEFIEAARAGGSSDFRIIFKHIIPNCMAPIIVQATLGVAYAILNAAGLSFIGLGLEPPTPEWGAMLSGGRAYIRSYSHLTLFPGLAIVITIFALNVLGDGLRDALDPKLKR, from the coding sequence ATGAAAACAATAAAAGACAGAAAAAAACTAAACGGTTTTAGAGGCGTTTTTCATAGAATGAGTAAAAATAGGCTGGCAATGCTCGGCTTGTTTATAATTATAGTTTTGGTGTTAATGGCTGTGTTTGCAGACTTTGTAGCTCCATATACCTTTGACGGAACCGATTTGGCAAATCAATTTGCAGGCCCCAGTGCGGCTCATCCGTTTGGACAGGATGAATTCGGACGCGATATTTTAAGCCGAGTTATTTACGGTGCCAGAATTTCACTAAAGGTAGGTTTTATTTCCGTAGGTATAGCCCTTATAGTAGGTTCATTTATCGGAGCCGTTACAGGCTATTTTGGAGGAAGGGTAGATACGGCATTAATGCGCTTTATTGATGTTTTGCAGGCTATTCCTGACATTCTTCTTGCCATAGCCATCGTTGCTTCTTTAGGCCCCGGCCTTGGGAATCTGATGATTGCAGTAGGTATTGCAGGAATTCCCGGCTATGCTAAAATAGTCCGCTCGGCAGTTATGTCCATAGTAGATATGGAATTTATCGAAGCGGCTAGGGCAGGGGGCTCTTCCGATTTTAGAATTATCTTTAAACATATAATTCCCAACTGTATGGCCCCCATAATTGTTCAAGCAACCTTGGGCGTTGCCTATGCAATATTAAATGCTGCCGGTTTGAGCTTTATAGGTTTAGGCCTTGAACCTCCGACTCCAGAATGGGGGGCTATGCTTTCAGGCGGAAGAGCTTATATAAGAAGCTATTCTCATCTAACATTGTTCCCTGGGCTCGCCATCGTTATTACAATCTTTGCCCTAAACGTTTTGGGTGACGGTTTGCGCGATGCTCTTGATCCAAAACTAAAACGATAA
- a CDS encoding diphosphate--fructose-6-phosphate 1-phosphotransferase: protein MNESTMQRLRYNYEPKIPKVFAEPLSLIKPEIGEATHAQSNQAELKEIFPHTYGMPIIRFVKGKSEVEHKPLKFGVILSGGQAPGGHNVISGLFDALKKGNANSKLYGFLRGPEGLVKGRYVEIKKALIDKYRNTGGFDIIGSGRTKIETEEQVASSIQNVKKLKLDALIIIGGDDSNTNAAFLAKYFIQAKLDTKVIGVPKTIDGDLKNQYIETSFGFDTATKLYSELIGNICRDVNSARKYWHFIKLMGRSASHIALECALKTQPNVCLIGEELAEKKVTLKQVTDYIVDIIVKRSQKGENFGVVLVPEGIIEFIPEMDELIEEINDIMAEKTSAFSKLKTFAGKKSWLQKHLSKKAFALFDSLPENISLQLLMDRDPHGNVQVSRIETEKLLIDLVTRKITEMKKEGTYNGKFSTYAHFFGYEGRSAFPSNFDSDYCYTLGFTAFLLALNGFSGYIASVKNLTDDVEHWLPCGVPLSMMMNMERRKGKMTPVIKKSVVDLKGKPFKTYEKNRDKWAVETLYRFPGAIQYFGDLEVCDIPTKTLLLEKGNLKEKRKKK from the coding sequence ATGAATGAATCCACAATGCAGAGATTGCGCTATAATTACGAACCGAAAATCCCAAAAGTATTTGCGGAACCTTTGAGTTTGATTAAGCCGGAAATAGGAGAGGCTACACATGCACAATCTAATCAGGCGGAATTAAAAGAAATATTCCCACATACTTACGGAATGCCCATTATCAGATTTGTAAAGGGAAAATCGGAAGTAGAGCATAAGCCCTTAAAATTCGGTGTAATTCTTTCAGGGGGACAGGCTCCCGGAGGTCACAACGTAATTTCCGGTCTTTTTGATGCTCTAAAAAAAGGTAATGCAAATTCCAAACTTTACGGATTTTTAAGAGGCCCTGAAGGTTTGGTAAAAGGGCGTTATGTCGAAATAAAAAAAGCCTTAATCGATAAGTACAGAAATACGGGCGGCTTTGACATAATCGGCTCCGGAAGAACAAAGATCGAAACTGAGGAACAGGTTGCTAGTTCGATTCAAAACGTAAAAAAATTAAAGCTGGATGCCCTTATCATAATCGGAGGAGATGATTCTAATACAAATGCGGCTTTTTTGGCAAAATACTTTATTCAGGCAAAATTAGATACCAAGGTTATAGGCGTTCCAAAAACAATAGACGGCGACTTAAAAAATCAATACATCGAAACATCCTTCGGGTTTGATACTGCAACAAAACTCTATTCGGAGTTAATCGGAAACATTTGCCGAGACGTAAATTCCGCACGTAAATATTGGCATTTTATAAAACTCATGGGCCGTTCTGCAAGCCACATAGCCCTTGAATGTGCTTTAAAAACTCAGCCCAATGTCTGCTTAATCGGTGAAGAACTGGCCGAAAAAAAAGTTACCTTGAAGCAGGTTACGGATTACATTGTGGATATAATTGTAAAAAGATCTCAAAAAGGCGAAAACTTCGGGGTTGTTTTGGTTCCGGAAGGAATTATAGAATTTATTCCTGAAATGGATGAATTGATTGAAGAAATAAATGATATTATGGCTGAAAAGACTTCAGCCTTTTCAAAGCTAAAAACCTTTGCAGGAAAAAAATCTTGGCTTCAAAAACACTTGTCCAAAAAAGCTTTTGCTCTTTTTGACAGTCTCCCTGAAAACATTTCTTTACAGCTTTTAATGGATCGAGACCCCCACGGAAACGTTCAAGTTTCCCGCATTGAAACTGAAAAACTCTTAATAGATTTGGTCACCAGAAAAATAACCGAGATGAAAAAGGAAGGTACATATAACGGAAAATTCAGTACCTATGCTCATTTTTTCGGATATGAGGGGCGCTCTGCCTTTCCTTCAAACTTTGATTCGGACTATTGTTATACCTTGGGCTTTACAGCCTTTTTATTGGCACTTAACGGCTTTTCAGGCTATATAGCTTCGGTTAAAAATCTGACTGATGATGTAGAACATTGGCTTCCTTGCGGCGTGCCTCTTTCTATGATGATGAATATGGAAAGAAGAAAGGGTAAGATGACTCCGGTTATAAAAAAATCCGTAGTCGATCTAAAAGGCAAACCTTTTAAAACCTACGAAAAAAATAGGGATAAGTGGGCTGTCGAAACCCTTTACCGGTTCCCCGGAGCAATTCAATATTTCGGAGACCTTGAAGTATGCGACATACCGACTAAAACCCTCTTACTCGAAAAAGGAAATCTAAAAGAAAAGAGGAAGAAAAAATAA
- a CDS encoding YbaB/EbfC family nucleoid-associated protein, with the protein MNPFDIMKNAKEIQAKIANIKSDLDQEVVEGVSGGGLVKIRLKGSFEVESIFLDPIAVDNRDVPMLQDLIRAAHNDAVAKLKELLQNKLGPLASLAGGLPF; encoded by the coding sequence TTGAATCCTTTTGATATTATGAAAAATGCAAAAGAAATCCAAGCAAAAATTGCTAATATTAAATCCGACCTTGATCAAGAAGTTGTTGAAGGTGTATCAGGCGGAGGCCTTGTAAAAATCCGTTTAAAAGGCAGTTTTGAAGTTGAATCTATCTTCCTCGATCCTATAGCTGTAGATAATCGTGATGTTCCTATGCTTCAGGATTTAATCAGGGCTGCTCATAATGATGCAGTGGCAAAACTAAAAGAACTTTTACAAAATAAACTTGGGCCCCTTGCAAGTCTTGCAGGCGGTTTACCTTTTTAA
- a CDS encoding ABC transporter ATP-binding protein translates to MEELLNIEDLSIYYITEAGETKAVNNLNLKLGKGETLGFVGETGAGKTTTALGIMRLVPNPPGKIVSGKISFDGEDILSKTEKEMQEIRGNKISMIFQDPMTSLNPVMTVGEQIGEVLALHQNLKKEELKEKTAQMLETVGIKRERINDYPHQFSGGMKQRVVIAMALACNPMLIIADEPTTALDVTIQAQVLELMIELQNKYNTSMIMITHDLGIVAEICDHVAIMYAGSVIEYGTVEKLYTDPKHPYTKGLFASIPTLDADEESLHVIKGTPPNPVDLPTGCKFHPRCEFATERCKCEVPKMIDLDDSHCVSCFLFDKGGEK, encoded by the coding sequence ATGGAAGAATTATTAAACATTGAAGATTTAAGTATTTACTATATCACTGAAGCAGGGGAAACAAAAGCCGTAAACAATTTAAACTTAAAACTGGGAAAAGGTGAAACTCTAGGCTTCGTAGGCGAAACCGGTGCCGGAAAAACTACTACGGCTCTTGGAATTATGCGGCTTGTACCTAACCCTCCGGGAAAAATAGTCAGCGGTAAAATTTCTTTTGATGGAGAAGATATCTTAAGCAAAACCGAAAAAGAAATGCAGGAAATACGCGGAAACAAAATTTCGATGATATTTCAGGATCCGATGACTTCTTTAAACCCTGTTATGACCGTAGGTGAGCAGATTGGCGAAGTTTTAGCTCTTCATCAAAATCTAAAAAAAGAAGAGCTAAAAGAAAAAACCGCTCAAATGCTTGAAACTGTAGGAATTAAGCGGGAAAGAATTAACGATTACCCTCACCAATTTTCAGGCGGAATGAAGCAGAGGGTAGTAATAGCTATGGCCCTTGCCTGCAATCCTATGTTAATCATAGCAGATGAGCCTACAACGGCTTTGGACGTTACAATTCAAGCTCAGGTTTTGGAACTTATGATTGAGCTTCAAAACAAGTACAATACCTCGATGATTATGATAACCCACGATTTGGGAATTGTTGCCGAAATCTGCGACCATGTTGCAATTATGTATGCAGGTTCGGTTATCGAATACGGTACCGTTGAAAAACTTTACACCGATCCGAAACATCCTTATACCAAGGGCTTGTTCGCTTCAATTCCGACACTGGATGCAGATGAAGAGAGCTTACATGTTATCAAGGGAACGCCTCCCAATCCGGTAGACCTTCCTACGGGCTGCAAATTTCATCCCAGATGCGAGTTTGCAACCGAAAGATGTAAATGTGAAGTTCCCAAGATGATCGATTTGGATGATTCCCATTGCGTTTCATGCTTTTTATTTGACAAAGGGGGTGAAAAATGA
- a CDS encoding ABC transporter ATP-binding protein yields MSGTILEVKNLKKYFTTKKGLLHAVDDISFSINKGETLGLVGESGCGKSTAGRAILRLHEPTSGEVIFEGNNTLEYKSRKDKRAMRQDMQIVFQDPYSSLNPRLNTFELIADYLYVNKAYKTKAEVQKRVKEVMNIVGLEERLEDSYPHELDGGRRQRIGIARALSLKPKFIVMDEPVSALDVSIQAQILNLLAELQKELGLTYLFISHNLSVVKHISDRIAVMYLGKIVEITDYKSIFSNPIHPYTKALLSAIPIPKYGLKRERIILPGDVPSPIDPPKGCVFCGRCAHKMPICTETRPDLEDRGNGHFVACHLK; encoded by the coding sequence ATGAGCGGTACGATTCTTGAAGTTAAAAACTTAAAAAAATATTTTACCACAAAAAAGGGCCTCCTTCATGCTGTAGACGATATAAGTTTCAGTATAAACAAGGGAGAAACCTTAGGTCTCGTAGGCGAGTCAGGCTGCGGAAAATCTACGGCGGGCAGGGCAATCTTACGATTGCATGAGCCTACCTCAGGAGAGGTAATATTTGAAGGCAATAATACCCTTGAATATAAGAGCCGAAAGGATAAGAGGGCTATGAGACAGGATATGCAGATTGTTTTTCAAGACCCTTATTCTTCTTTAAACCCTCGCTTAAACACATTTGAGCTCATTGCAGACTACCTTTATGTAAACAAGGCCTATAAAACAAAGGCTGAAGTACAAAAAAGGGTAAAAGAAGTTATGAATATTGTAGGATTGGAAGAAAGGCTTGAGGATTCCTATCCTCATGAATTGGACGGAGGAAGAAGACAGCGTATCGGTATTGCCCGAGCTCTTTCTTTAAAACCTAAATTCATCGTTATGGACGAGCCTGTTTCAGCCTTAGATGTAAGTATTCAGGCTCAAATTTTGAACCTTTTAGCTGAGCTTCAAAAAGAATTGGGACTAACTTATTTGTTTATATCCCACAATTTGAGTGTAGTTAAACACATAAGCGACAGGATTGCCGTTATGTATTTGGGAAAAATAGTCGAAATAACCGATTATAAATCGATATTTTCAAATCCTATCCATCCTTACACAAAGGCTCTGCTTTCGGCAATCCCTATTCCGAAATACGGATTAAAGAGGGAAAGAATAATTCTCCCCGGAGATGTTCCAAGCCCGATTGATCCGCCAAAAGGCTGCGTATTTTGCGGAAGATGTGCCCACAAGATGCCCATCTGTACCGAAACTCGTCCCGACCTCGAAGATCGAGGAAACGGCCATTTTGTAGCATGTCATTTAAAATAA
- the recR gene encoding recombination mediator RecR yields MNAIDSVIDSFSRLPGIGHKSAARIAYHLLKQGPADALRLAEAVSTLHEKIHPCTICGSYTEDEICSICADETRDRATICVVGFPQDVNTISSIPEYRGLFHVLGGLIAPLEGIGPDQLHISELIRRIHEGGITEVILATNPTIEGDTTALYIQKILQDLPVNITRLASGLPVGGDLEYADRLTLARSLNGRIKF; encoded by the coding sequence GTGAATGCTATTGATTCCGTTATAGATTCATTTTCCCGTCTTCCGGGGATCGGTCATAAGAGTGCTGCCCGCATCGCCTATCATCTTCTAAAACAGGGACCTGCGGATGCCTTGCGTTTAGCGGAAGCCGTTTCTACCTTACACGAAAAAATTCATCCTTGTACTATATGCGGTTCTTATACCGAAGATGAGATTTGTTCTATTTGTGCGGATGAAACAAGGGATAGAGCAACTATCTGTGTAGTAGGGTTTCCTCAGGATGTGAACACGATTTCTTCAATCCCCGAATATAGAGGTTTGTTCCATGTTCTGGGCGGACTTATAGCTCCTCTTGAAGGTATCGGTCCCGATCAATTACATATAAGCGAGCTTATCAGACGTATTCATGAAGGCGGAATTACCGAGGTTATTCTTGCAACCAACCCTACGATTGAAGGCGATACCACAGCCCTATACATTCAAAAAATATTGCAGGACTTGCCTGTTAATATAACGAGGCTTGCCTCAGGCTTACCTGTCGGAGGCGATTTGGAATATGCCGATCGTTTAACCCTTGCAAGGAGTTTAAACGGCCGCATTAAATTTTAA
- the nikB gene encoding nickel ABC transporter permease: MLKYIIRRILLLIPVMFGVSVIVFSLLYFTPGDPVRNKLGTNASPEEVLKLREKMGLNDPFLVQFGRYLKNIVFRGSLGDSYITEQPVVLEIGSRVGSTIRLAISSTIVAICLGIPLGIISAIKQYSVFDHITMVFALIGLSMPVFWLGLLMILLFSVKLGWFPSSGFSGFKHMVLPALALGAQSVAVLTRMTRSSMLETIRQDYIRTARAKGQKEKIVIFKHALGNSLIPVITVVGIQFGQLMGGAVMTEIIFSIPGIGRLMIDSIKLRDAPVVLGCVLFVAVTFAIVNLIVDILYTYVDPRIKTQYT, from the coding sequence ATGCTTAAATACATAATAAGGCGAATTCTTTTGTTGATTCCCGTAATGTTTGGGGTATCGGTTATAGTATTCTCGCTTTTATATTTTACACCGGGCGATCCTGTAAGAAATAAATTAGGAACAAATGCGTCGCCTGAGGAAGTTTTAAAGCTCAGAGAAAAAATGGGCTTAAACGATCCGTTTTTAGTCCAGTTCGGACGCTATTTAAAAAATATTGTTTTTAGAGGAAGTTTAGGAGATTCTTATATTACCGAACAGCCTGTAGTTTTGGAGATCGGATCCCGTGTCGGATCTACTATACGGCTTGCAATTTCTTCAACCATAGTTGCAATTTGTCTCGGCATACCCCTAGGTATTATATCTGCAATAAAACAATATTCGGTTTTTGATCATATCACAATGGTTTTTGCCTTAATCGGCTTATCGATGCCTGTTTTTTGGCTTGGACTTTTGATGATTCTTTTATTTTCCGTAAAATTGGGCTGGTTTCCCTCATCCGGATTTTCAGGCTTTAAACATATGGTCTTGCCGGCTTTGGCTTTGGGGGCTCAATCCGTTGCAGTCTTAACGCGAATGACCCGCTCAAGTATGCTTGAAACAATCCGTCAAGATTATATAAGAACGGCCAGAGCAAAGGGGCAAAAAGAGAAGATAGTTATTTTTAAACATGCCCTCGGTAATTCTCTTATACCTGTAATCACTGTAGTAGGTATTCAATTCGGACAGTTAATGGGCGGCGCAGTTATGACCGAAATTATCTTTTCAATTCCCGGAATAGGTCGTCTTATGATTGATTCCATTAAATTAAGAGATGCCCCTGTAGTTTTAGGCTGTGTTTTATTTGTTGCCGTAACCTTTGCCATCGTAAACTTAATTGTCGATATACTTTATACGTATGTCGATCCGAGAATTAAAACTCAGTATACATAG
- a CDS encoding ribonuclease HII produces MLCGIDEAGRGPLAGPVTAAAVILPSGFDFSILKDSKKLSEKKREEVRKTIYADPNVLWSIGWASNYEIDEINILQATFLAMERAYESLCLKLQEFCKLNNNKFIEPDIIVDGNFIPNIKNCSSIKALVKADDSVYEVMAASILAKTARDKMMIRYSWIYPEYGYEKHKGYGTKKHIEAIRFNGYSPIQRRSFFVKNL; encoded by the coding sequence ATGTTATGCGGTATAGATGAGGCGGGAAGAGGCCCCCTTGCAGGTCCTGTTACGGCAGCAGCCGTTATCCTTCCAAGCGGCTTTGATTTTTCAATTTTAAAAGATTCAAAAAAACTAAGCGAAAAAAAAAGAGAAGAAGTGCGTAAAACCATATATGCCGACCCAAATGTTCTTTGGTCTATCGGCTGGGCATCCAATTACGAAATAGATGAGATAAATATCTTGCAGGCAACTTTTTTGGCAATGGAAAGAGCTTATGAAAGCCTTTGTTTAAAACTTCAAGAATTCTGTAAATTAAACAATAATAAATTTATAGAACCGGATATTATTGTTGACGGTAACTTTATTCCCAATATTAAAAATTGTTCTTCGATTAAGGCTCTCGTAAAGGCTGATGATTCCGTTTATGAGGTTATGGCGGCTTCTATTTTAGCAAAGACTGCAAGGGATAAAATGATGATACGCTACTCTTGGATTTATCCGGAATACGGATATGAAAAACACAAGGGGTACGGAACCAAAAAACATATAGAGGCAATTAGATTTAACGGCTATAGTCCGATTCAGCGCAGATCTTTTTTTGTAAAAAATTTGTAA
- a CDS encoding ABC transporter substrate-binding protein — protein sequence MKKFFGVFLMVVLLSFIISCGGGEADLRSQTLIVAMSSDAITMDPSAQNDAYSANAMMQMYEGLIAITPDNEVVPALAEKYDISSDGMEYTFYLKKGVKFHNGEELKAGDVVFSYLRACASPAVAHIFSDIDPDTIKAVDDYTVKFRMKAPYAGILTALCHSSAHIVNKKAVEAAGDQYARNPIGTGPYKFVSHTKSDKIKFERYEEYQGKKPYYKYLEFRIIPEPTNRIIELESGGADIVYDVSPNDLDRFTGNNEIKLIRSFDYLTQYMGMNCGKPPLDDIRVRQAIACAVDTDQIVKAVWKGLGRTASGPYAPAIRYSIANKLKPIPRDVEKAKKLLKEAGYESGLKIRLSTNERTERIDMAVIMKEQFKDVGIDLSIEVLEWSKYIEMLEKGEQQLFEIGWSSDTPDPDMVVYPCFHSISRGPGGNYVFLSDPELDELIIKGRRVLDGPERANVYEQIQERIMYLTPAIFQYNGEQAAGIRSNITGLRLSPLGHHFLGNIKPVDK from the coding sequence ATGAAAAAGTTTTTTGGTGTTTTTTTGATGGTGGTACTTTTATCATTCATCATTTCTTGCGGAGGAGGAGAAGCTGACCTTAGGTCACAGACATTGATTGTTGCTATGTCGAGTGATGCTATAACAATGGATCCAAGTGCCCAAAACGACGCATATTCCGCAAATGCAATGATGCAGATGTATGAAGGTTTAATAGCTATTACTCCTGATAATGAGGTTGTTCCGGCCTTGGCTGAAAAGTACGATATTTCCTCTGACGGAATGGAGTATACATTCTATTTGAAAAAGGGTGTAAAATTCCATAATGGAGAAGAACTTAAAGCCGGTGATGTAGTATTCAGCTATTTAAGAGCTTGTGCTTCTCCCGCTGTAGCCCATATATTTTCAGATATAGATCCCGATACCATCAAAGCTGTCGATGATTATACGGTAAAATTTAGAATGAAAGCTCCTTATGCTGGTATTTTGACCGCTTTATGTCATTCTTCAGCTCATATTGTAAACAAAAAAGCTGTTGAAGCAGCGGGTGATCAATATGCCAGAAACCCTATAGGAACCGGCCCTTATAAGTTTGTAAGCCATACAAAATCGGACAAAATAAAATTTGAAAGATATGAAGAATATCAAGGTAAAAAGCCTTATTACAAATACCTTGAATTCCGAATTATCCCCGAACCCACTAACCGCATTATTGAGCTAGAATCAGGCGGAGCGGATATTGTGTATGATGTTTCACCCAACGATTTGGACAGATTTACCGGAAACAATGAAATCAAACTTATCAGAAGTTTTGATTATTTAACCCAATACATGGGAATGAATTGCGGTAAACCTCCTCTTGACGATATCAGAGTAAGACAGGCTATAGCTTGTGCCGTTGATACCGATCAAATAGTAAAAGCCGTTTGGAAAGGTTTAGGACGCACTGCTTCCGGTCCTTATGCTCCGGCCATCCGCTATTCGATTGCAAATAAGTTAAAACCGATTCCCCGTGATGTTGAAAAGGCAAAAAAACTTTTAAAAGAAGCCGGATATGAAAGCGGATTAAAGATTAGGCTTTCTACAAATGAAAGAACCGAACGAATTGATATGGCTGTTATAATGAAAGAACAATTTAAGGATGTAGGTATTGATCTTTCTATCGAAGTTCTTGAATGGTCAAAATACATTGAAATGCTGGAAAAAGGAGAACAGCAGTTATTCGAAATAGGCTGGTCATCAGATACACCCGATCCCGATATGGTCGTTTATCCTTGTTTCCATTCAATTTCGAGAGGCCCGGGCGGAAACTATGTTTTCTTAAGCGACCCTGAACTTGACGAACTTATCATTAAAGGCCGCCGTGTTTTAGACGGTCCGGAAAGAGCTAATGTTTATGAGCAGATTCAAGAAAGAATTATGTATTTAACACCTGCTATTTTCCAATATAACGGTGAACAGGCCGCAGGAATCAGGAGCAATATCACAGGTTTACGTTTATCTCCATTAGGTCATCACTTTTTGGGAAATATCAAACCAGTCGATAAATAA
- a CDS encoding lipoate--protein ligase → MKYIVNNSHDPEYNMAFEEYCFRNLPLENEEYVFLWSNSPTILLGKNQNTYQEINEKYINKNGIKVVRRITGGGAIYQDLENLNFSFVTKTKGNEKIDFKKYYIPIVNALKKIGVDAELSGRNDVTIEGQKCIGASQSVWQGRVLSDGSILFNVEMEALSKALTVRKEKLESKGVKSVRSRVTNIKPYLKRDITVDQFKDELLKAIFEVENQEPVEYKLSEEELKGVMKIYEERFSRKEWNYGASPKAEYSHYERFPIGSIEVFFNVENMKINSLKIHGDFFGTADKAELEELLNGCEYSENVLTEKLRNTDLTPYFGNLEKKDFIGMFFK, encoded by the coding sequence ATGAAATACATAGTTAACAATTCGCATGACCCGGAATATAATATGGCTTTTGAAGAGTATTGCTTCAGAAACCTTCCTTTGGAAAATGAGGAATATGTTTTTTTATGGAGTAACAGCCCCACTATTCTTTTAGGTAAAAATCAAAATACCTATCAGGAAATAAACGAAAAATATATAAATAAAAACGGTATAAAGGTTGTCAGACGCATTACGGGCGGAGGAGCCATCTATCAAGACCTCGAAAACTTAAACTTTTCTTTTGTTACAAAAACAAAGGGAAACGAAAAGATTGATTTTAAAAAATATTATATTCCGATTGTAAATGCTTTAAAAAAAATTGGAGTTGATGCAGAGCTTTCAGGCAGAAACGATGTTACGATTGAAGGACAAAAATGTATCGGTGCCTCTCAATCAGTTTGGCAGGGACGGGTTTTAAGTGACGGATCCATTCTTTTTAATGTGGAAATGGAAGCCCTTTCCAAAGCCTTGACTGTCCGAAAAGAAAAACTGGAATCTAAAGGCGTAAAAAGTGTCCGCTCAAGGGTAACAAATATAAAACCATATTTAAAACGGGATATTACAGTTGACCAATTTAAAGACGAACTTTTAAAAGCAATCTTTGAAGTTGAAAACCAAGAGCCCGTAGAGTATAAACTTTCGGAAGAAGAACTTAAAGGCGTTATGAAAATTTATGAGGAAAGATTTTCCCGTAAAGAATGGAATTACGGAGCCTCTCCAAAGGCAGAATATTCTCACTACGAGCGTTTTCCAATAGGCAGTATCGAAGTATTTTTTAATGTCGAAAATATGAAAATAAATTCTTTAAAAATTCACGGGGATTTTTTCGGTACAGCCGATAAGGCAGAACTGGAAGAACTTTTAAACGGCTGCGAGTATTCCGAAAATGTTTTAACAGAAAAACTTAGAAACACTGATCTAACACCCTACTTCGGAAATCTGGAAAAAAAAGATTTTATCGGAATGTTTTTTAAGTAA